The following coding sequences lie in one Girardinichthys multiradiatus isolate DD_20200921_A chromosome 13, DD_fGirMul_XY1, whole genome shotgun sequence genomic window:
- the hsf1 gene encoding heat shock factor protein 1 isoform X1, which produces MELLGVGGGTGGVVVSGGNVPAFLTKLWTLVEDPETDPLICWSPSGTSFHVFDQGRFSKEVLPKFFKHNNMASFIRQLNMYGFRKVVHIEQGGLVKPEKDDTEFQHPFFVRGQEQLLENIKRKVTNVSSVRQEEMKISSDEVSKILSDVQLMKGKQETIDSRIIAMKHENEALWREVASLRQKHAQQQKVVNKLIQFLVSLVHTNRIMGVKRKIPLMLNDSSSAHSVPKYSRPLTLEHIQNAAANLLPADSPLNSGPIISDITEEAPSSPEDAGTDWTDLEESHLAFIKEEPSSPEVEECPVLEVEQDSPPANVDTPLSPTTFINSILQDDMQPPQVTSSTTTTATSTNNAAATPIVVMSPASTGPVQSASTIKSPAPVASSNSASVPSPATRQRKCQTIARLDRFHPPPTAGGLPPEVWRILSKHPEKCELTDHVDNIDNGLENLQGILNSQTLAFDTFPLMEFFSSSIPSADFDIESLDNLLSDEVSKENEDKTGKQLVQYTAAPLLLTEPVILGDGDADLPSLLEYETEPLFNSDAATDDPPDILLSPIQLDSNL; this is translated from the exons AGTGGAACCAGCTTCCATGTGTTCGATCAGGGACGGTTCTCCAAAGAGGTTCTGCCAAAGTTCTTTAAACACAACAACATGGCTAGCTTCATACGACAGCTCAACATGT ATGGTTTCCGTAAGGTGGTGCACATCGAGCAGGGTGGCTTGGTGAAACCAGAGAAAGATGACACGGAGTTCCAACATCCATTTTTCGTCAGAGGGCAAGAGCAGCTGCTGGAGAACATCAAACGGAAAGTCACCAAT GTGTCGTCAGTCCGTCAAGAAGAAATGAAGATCTCATCAGATGAAGTCAGCAAAATCCTGAGCGACGTCCAGCTGAtgaaaggaaaacaggaaacaatCGACTCCAGGATCATCGCCATGAAACA TGAGAATGAGGCTTTATGGAGGGAGGTTGCCAGTCTGAGACAGAAACATGCTCAGCAACAGAAAGTTGTCAACAAG CTGATCCAGTTTCTGGTGTCTCTTGTCCACACCAACAGAATCATGGGagtcaagaggaagat TCCTCTGATGCTCAATGATTCTAGCTCCGCCCACTCTGTGCCGAAGTACAGCCGGCCTTTGACGCTGGAGCACATTCAG AACGCAGCCGCCAATCTCCTCCCTGCAGACTCACCGCTGAATTCTGGACCGATCATCTCAGACATCACAGAGGAAGCCCCGTCCTCCCCAGAAGATGCAGGCACTGACTGGACTGACCTAGA AGAGAGCCATTTGGCTTTTATCAAAGAGGAGCCATCCAGTCCTGAGGTGGAGGAGTGTCCTGTTCTTGAGGTCGAGCAGGATTCACCCCCAGCAAATGTAGACACCCCTCTCTCCCCCACCACCTTCATCAACTCTATCCTTCAGGATGACATGCAGCCCCCACAGGTCacctcctccaccaccaccacagcTACCAGCACCAACAACGCAGCAG ccacCCCTATTGTTGTGATGAGCCCTGCCTCTACTGGGCCAGTTCAGTCAGCTTCAACCATCAAATCACCGGCCCCTGTTGCCAGCTCAAACTCTGCCTCGGTCCCGAGCCCCGCCACACGTCAGCGGAAATGTCAGACCATCGCCCGTCTTGACAG GTTCCACCCCCCACCGACTGCAGGTGGACTCCCACCTGAAGTTTGGCGCATCCTCTCGAAACATCCTGAGAA ATGTGAACTCACTGATCACGTCGACAATATTGACAACGGTTTAGAAAACCTGCAGGGGATTTTAAACTCTCAAACCCTCGCCTTCGACACGTTTCCCCTCATGGAG tttttcagttcGTCCATTCCCTCTGCAGACTTTGACATTGAAAGTTTGGATAAT CTGTTGTCTGATGAAGTCTCTAAAGAAAATGAAGATAAAACAG GGAAGCAGCTGGTGCAGTACACTGCTGCGCCTCTGCTTCTGACTGAGCCAGTGATTCTGGGGGATGGCGACGCTGACCTCCCGTCCCTCCTGGAGTACGAGACGGAGCCTTTGTTCAACTCCGACGCAGCCACAGACGACCCGCCCGACATCCTGCTGAGCCCCATCCAATTGGACTCTAACCTCTAA
- the hsf1 gene encoding heat shock factor protein 1 isoform X2 yields MELLGVGGGTGGVVVSGGNVPAFLTKLWTLVEDPETDPLICWSPSGTSFHVFDQGRFSKEVLPKFFKHNNMASFIRQLNMYGFRKVVHIEQGGLVKPEKDDTEFQHPFFVRGQEQLLENIKRKVTNVSSVRQEEMKISSDEVSKILSDVQLMKGKQETIDSRIIAMKHENEALWREVASLRQKHAQQQKVVNKLIQFLVSLVHTNRIMGVKRKIPLMLNDSSSAHSVPKYSRPLTLEHIQNAAANLLPADSPLNSGPIISDITEEAPSSPEDAGTDWTDLEESHLAFIKEEPSSPEVEECPVLEVEQDSPPANVDTPLSPTTFINSILQDDMQPPQVTSSTTTTATSTNNAAATPIVVMSPASTGPVQSASTIKSPAPVASSNSASVPSPATRQRKCQTIARLDRCELTDHVDNIDNGLENLQGILNSQTLAFDTFPLMEFFSSSIPSADFDIESLDNLLSDEVSKENEDKTGKQLVQYTAAPLLLTEPVILGDGDADLPSLLEYETEPLFNSDAATDDPPDILLSPIQLDSNL; encoded by the exons AGTGGAACCAGCTTCCATGTGTTCGATCAGGGACGGTTCTCCAAAGAGGTTCTGCCAAAGTTCTTTAAACACAACAACATGGCTAGCTTCATACGACAGCTCAACATGT ATGGTTTCCGTAAGGTGGTGCACATCGAGCAGGGTGGCTTGGTGAAACCAGAGAAAGATGACACGGAGTTCCAACATCCATTTTTCGTCAGAGGGCAAGAGCAGCTGCTGGAGAACATCAAACGGAAAGTCACCAAT GTGTCGTCAGTCCGTCAAGAAGAAATGAAGATCTCATCAGATGAAGTCAGCAAAATCCTGAGCGACGTCCAGCTGAtgaaaggaaaacaggaaacaatCGACTCCAGGATCATCGCCATGAAACA TGAGAATGAGGCTTTATGGAGGGAGGTTGCCAGTCTGAGACAGAAACATGCTCAGCAACAGAAAGTTGTCAACAAG CTGATCCAGTTTCTGGTGTCTCTTGTCCACACCAACAGAATCATGGGagtcaagaggaagat TCCTCTGATGCTCAATGATTCTAGCTCCGCCCACTCTGTGCCGAAGTACAGCCGGCCTTTGACGCTGGAGCACATTCAG AACGCAGCCGCCAATCTCCTCCCTGCAGACTCACCGCTGAATTCTGGACCGATCATCTCAGACATCACAGAGGAAGCCCCGTCCTCCCCAGAAGATGCAGGCACTGACTGGACTGACCTAGA AGAGAGCCATTTGGCTTTTATCAAAGAGGAGCCATCCAGTCCTGAGGTGGAGGAGTGTCCTGTTCTTGAGGTCGAGCAGGATTCACCCCCAGCAAATGTAGACACCCCTCTCTCCCCCACCACCTTCATCAACTCTATCCTTCAGGATGACATGCAGCCCCCACAGGTCacctcctccaccaccaccacagcTACCAGCACCAACAACGCAGCAG ccacCCCTATTGTTGTGATGAGCCCTGCCTCTACTGGGCCAGTTCAGTCAGCTTCAACCATCAAATCACCGGCCCCTGTTGCCAGCTCAAACTCTGCCTCGGTCCCGAGCCCCGCCACACGTCAGCGGAAATGTCAGACCATCGCCCGTCTTGACAG ATGTGAACTCACTGATCACGTCGACAATATTGACAACGGTTTAGAAAACCTGCAGGGGATTTTAAACTCTCAAACCCTCGCCTTCGACACGTTTCCCCTCATGGAG tttttcagttcGTCCATTCCCTCTGCAGACTTTGACATTGAAAGTTTGGATAAT CTGTTGTCTGATGAAGTCTCTAAAGAAAATGAAGATAAAACAG GGAAGCAGCTGGTGCAGTACACTGCTGCGCCTCTGCTTCTGACTGAGCCAGTGATTCTGGGGGATGGCGACGCTGACCTCCCGTCCCTCCTGGAGTACGAGACGGAGCCTTTGTTCAACTCCGACGCAGCCACAGACGACCCGCCCGACATCCTGCTGAGCCCCATCCAATTGGACTCTAACCTCTAA